Proteins encoded within one genomic window of Lysinibacillus sphaericus:
- a CDS encoding transglutaminase domain-containing protein: protein MWKKLAIIVIFIVFMEPIYTAGKATVKQVVTWANNDDIETMLLATKEKIVDVTTKFSEDASIQTANPEDVKNQELAVTAPVVKQPETKLVVTNAKEMADAMYAYYSSFSPSFEIQYKGSTQRIEKIVEEAYDSAIKRDDYVYGHISKHSIRFEYGKKTAKIFGEQSYLMTPEQAAYVEMNAQEIVATIAKNAKTDVEKIKAVNDYIVANTAYTEQTKSSPHSAYTVLAEHGGVCQGYALLAHSMLQKLGFETKYIVGYVGQEGHAWNLVKLDGQWYHLDTTWNDPVPDRKGAIRYQYFLVDDRTMARDHTWIADDYPKATSTAYSYYQDIDFPAQVGNQLFYSSISDDNRLYVLDMTTGKAQRVTKTRAQYIVYADGWLYFSNYSHGAYLTKIRPDGSGEQLLNKEDTKDLFIKDGYLYFMTNELKKMQL from the coding sequence TTGTGGAAGAAGCTAGCGATTATAGTAATATTTATCGTTTTTATGGAACCAATCTATACAGCGGGTAAAGCGACAGTTAAGCAAGTCGTAACTTGGGCAAATAATGATGACATCGAAACGATGCTACTAGCAACAAAAGAAAAAATTGTTGATGTTACCACCAAATTTTCAGAAGATGCCTCAATTCAAACAGCCAACCCTGAAGATGTAAAGAACCAAGAGCTAGCGGTCACTGCTCCAGTTGTAAAGCAGCCTGAAACAAAGCTTGTTGTCACTAATGCGAAGGAAATGGCGGATGCAATGTACGCCTACTATAGTAGTTTTTCGCCTAGCTTTGAAATTCAATATAAAGGAAGTACGCAACGAATCGAGAAAATTGTGGAGGAGGCTTATGATAGTGCCATTAAACGAGACGATTATGTCTATGGTCATATTAGTAAGCATTCCATACGCTTTGAATATGGTAAAAAAACTGCTAAGATTTTTGGAGAACAAAGCTATTTAATGACACCGGAGCAAGCGGCTTATGTAGAGATGAATGCGCAAGAGATCGTTGCTACGATTGCAAAAAACGCGAAAACCGATGTAGAAAAGATTAAAGCAGTAAATGATTATATAGTAGCCAATACAGCTTATACTGAGCAAACAAAGTCAAGCCCACATAGTGCCTATACGGTGCTGGCCGAGCATGGTGGTGTTTGTCAGGGCTATGCGTTATTAGCACACTCAATGTTGCAAAAACTTGGTTTCGAGACAAAATATATTGTGGGTTATGTCGGTCAAGAAGGTCATGCTTGGAATTTAGTAAAACTCGACGGTCAATGGTATCATCTTGATACAACGTGGAATGATCCGGTGCCTGATCGTAAAGGGGCTATAAGATATCAATACTTTTTAGTGGATGATCGCACGATGGCACGCGATCACACATGGATAGCAGACGATTATCCGAAAGCAACAAGTACCGCTTATAGCTATTATCAAGATATTGATTTTCCTGCACAGGTAGGAAATCAACTATTCTATAGCAGTATTTCTGATGACAATAGATTATATGTGCTTGATATGACTACAGGCAAAGCACAGCGTGTCACGAAAACGCGTGCACAATATATCGTTTATGCAGATGGATGGCTATACTTTAGTAATTATTCACATGGTGCTTATTTAACGAAAATTCGCCCCGATGGAAGTGGCGAACAACTGCTGAATAAGGAAGACACGAAGGATTTATTTATTAAGGACGGTTATTTATATTTCATGACGAATGAACTAAAGAAAATGCAACTATAA
- a CDS encoding transglutaminase domain-containing protein, whose protein sequence is MKKWLLSSATLLMLSPTVANAQSAQTQPLNTPAPIVYNAMASTKIATVDQLTKEIAKQLNNFATEIKVTYSGSMTDMDKFMEAFEKAQQQATYASGHLQSISMSADSVGNVTYKVKYFTNATQEAAVQKKIDSILKTIIKPSMTPFQKVKAINDYIVSNTTYGTKTKASPHSAYALLFEGQAVCQGYALSAYKMLEQAGIETKYVVGYVNGTEAHAWNMVKLDGKWYHLDTTWNDPLPNRIGASSYDYFLVTDAQLNKDHTWITTDYPAATSTTYNFMQNVHFAHQIQNTLYFSNTADNDKLYKLDLVSGKKTKVIDTRALYITGAGDYLYYSDYSNSGYLTKLNLKTLKTNVVVKQSVTDLMIGSGYLVYKVNCKEQKQKMN, encoded by the coding sequence TTGAAAAAATGGTTATTAAGCAGTGCCACATTGTTGATGTTAAGCCCAACTGTAGCCAATGCACAAAGTGCACAGACTCAACCATTAAACACTCCTGCACCGATTGTATACAATGCGATGGCTAGTACGAAGATAGCAACTGTTGATCAATTAACAAAAGAAATAGCAAAGCAACTTAATAATTTTGCGACTGAAATTAAAGTTACATATAGTGGTTCAATGACGGATATGGACAAGTTTATGGAGGCATTTGAAAAGGCGCAGCAACAAGCTACGTATGCTAGTGGTCATCTTCAAAGCATTTCAATGTCTGCTGACTCTGTCGGGAATGTAACCTATAAAGTAAAATACTTTACAAATGCCACACAAGAAGCTGCTGTACAAAAGAAGATTGATAGCATTTTAAAGACGATTATTAAGCCTTCTATGACACCGTTTCAAAAAGTAAAGGCTATTAATGATTATATTGTGTCAAATACTACTTATGGTACAAAAACGAAAGCAAGTCCCCATAGCGCTTACGCTTTACTATTCGAAGGACAAGCTGTATGTCAGGGCTATGCGTTATCAGCTTATAAAATGCTAGAGCAAGCAGGGATTGAAACAAAATATGTAGTAGGTTATGTGAATGGCACTGAAGCACATGCCTGGAATATGGTGAAGCTTGATGGCAAGTGGTATCATCTGGATACAACTTGGAATGATCCGTTACCAAATCGAATAGGGGCATCTTCCTATGATTACTTCCTTGTAACCGATGCACAACTAAACAAAGACCATACTTGGATTACTACAGATTATCCTGCGGCCACAAGTACTACCTATAATTTCATGCAAAATGTACATTTTGCACACCAAATCCAAAATACTTTATACTTCAGCAATACAGCGGATAATGATAAGTTGTATAAACTTGACTTAGTAAGTGGTAAGAAGACGAAGGTGATTGATACTCGTGCACTGTACATTACAGGCGCTGGCGATTATCTTTATTATAGCGATTATAGTAATAGCGGCTACTTAACAAAACTAAATCTTAAAACATTAAAAACAAATGTAGTAGTGAAACAATCTGTAACGGATTTAATGATTGGTAGCGGTTATTTAGTGTATAAAGTTAATTGTAAAGAACAAAAGCAAAAAATGAACTAG
- a CDS encoding metal-sensitive transcriptional regulator: MEYSDQVKNRVKRMEGQLRGILKMMEEEKDCKAVITQLSAVRSAVDRTVGVIVSTNLLECVQNAEGDGEKMNELIQEAVNLVVKSR, encoded by the coding sequence GTGGAATATTCAGATCAAGTAAAAAATCGTGTAAAGCGCATGGAAGGTCAGCTACGCGGTATTTTAAAAATGATGGAAGAAGAAAAGGATTGTAAGGCTGTTATTACGCAATTATCAGCAGTGCGTTCAGCAGTAGATCGTACAGTAGGTGTCATTGTGAGTACGAATCTGTTGGAATGTGTCCAAAATGCGGAAGGTGACGGCGAGAAAATGAATGAATTGATTCAAGAAGCGGTTAATTTAGTTGTTAAAAGCCGTTGA